The Cucumis melo cultivar AY chromosome 6, USDA_Cmelo_AY_1.0, whole genome shotgun sequence genome includes a region encoding these proteins:
- the LOC103483535 gene encoding probable folate-biopterin transporter 9, chloroplastic isoform X1 has protein sequence MISSLISPNFPFPSLKSNSSRPPPKPSLSFPKPILCFHHRNPNIFENSSKPIGIFIKTILESNPDRVLFREVKKREGNGGKRGVSLVGSNQMLLLCGLGYWVQGFRCFPWLALNFHMAHYLNLHPSLLQLVQNSGNLPMVAKPLYGILSDALYIGGARRVPYISIGVLLQVLSWGSLALIPVAGEALPALMACVLLSNLGASITEVAKDALVAEYGQTNKICGLQSYTFMALAVGGVLGNFIGGYNLLSSPPRKMFLLFSILLSLQLSVSLATREESLGLVQLPEPDVHGKSIMENVRNQISELVTVISDPSVSRPLAWIVASIAIVPLLSGSIFCYQTQCLNLDPSIIGMSRVVSQLVLLSVTVLYDRHWKRVPMKKLIGMVQILYSFSFLLDIVLVKQINLKLGISNELFALCFSGLAETIAQFKLLPFSVLFASLSPKGCEGSLISFFASAVCLSSIVSGFLGIGLASLIGIRSGNYSSLPVGILIQFIAALLPLTCIHFVPMKSPVLEREKKRVMSRRSRKNRRVGRVMYSGSVCAYRRERESEIQG, from the exons ATGATTTCCTCACTAATTTCTCCTAATTTCCCATTTCCATCTCTTAAATCCAATTCTTCTCGACCCCCACCTAAGCCATCTCTCTCTTTTCCCAAACCCATCCTCTGTTTCCATCATCGAAACCCCAATATATTTGAAAACTCGTCAAAACCTATTGGCATTTTCATCAAAACGATTCTAGAGAGCAACCCAGATCGTGTTTTGTTCAGAGAagtgaagaaaagagaagggaatgGTGGAAAAAGAGGTGTTTCTCTTGTGGGTAGTAATCAAATGTTGCTACTCTGTGGACTGGGTTATTGGGTTCAGGGGTTTAGGTGCTTTCCATGGCTGGCTCTGAACTTCCATATGGCTCATTATCTTAATCTTCATCCTTCCTTATTGCAACTTGTCCAGAATTCTGGAAATCTTCCTATGGTTGCTAAACCCTTGTATGGAATTCTGTCTGATGCTTTGTATATTGGTGGAGCTCGTAGAGTTCCTTATATTTCAATTGGAG TGCTTTTGCAGGTTCTATCTTGGGGATCTCTGGCATTGATACCTGTGGCAGGTGAAGCTCTTCCTGCTTTGATGGCATGCGTTCTTCTAAGTAATCTTGGAGCATCCATAACAGAAGTTGCAAAAGATGCACTTGTTGCAGAATATggtcaaacaaacaaaatttgtGGCCTTCAATCTTATACATTCATGGCTTTAGCTGTTGGTGGAGTCTTAGGCAATTTCATTGGTGGATATAACTTATTGAGTTCACCACCTAGAAAAATGTTTCTTCTGTTTTCCATTTTACTTTCTCTCCAACTTTCAGTTTCATTAGCAACAAGAGAGGAATCTCTAGGTTTGGTGCAACTTCCAGAGCCTGATGTTCATGGGAAATCAATCATGGAAAATGTTAGAAATCAGATATCTGAGCTTGTAACTGTTATTAGCGATCCAAGTGTATCTCGCCCGCTGGCTTGGATTGTAGCTTCCATTGCTATAGTCCCTCTTCTATCGGGCTCTATCTTTTGCTATCAAACACAATGCCTTAATCTTGATCCTTCCATAATTGGAATGTCTAGAGTTGTAAGCCAATTGGTTCTTCTTTCTGTCACCGTACTTTATGACCGCCATTGGAAAAGAGTTCCTATGAAGAAGCTAATTGGCATGGTGCAGATATTGTATTCCTTTTCCTTTCTCCTTGATATTGTTTTGGTGAAGCAGATAAATCTGAAGTTGGGCATATCCAATGAGTTGTTTGCTCTTTGCTTTTCGGGTTTGGCCGAAACCATTGCACAGTTTAAGCTTTTGCCATTTTCAGTGCTCTTTGCAAGCTTAAGTCCAAAAGGTTGTGAAGGATCTCTGATTTCATTTTTTGCATCGGCCGTGTGCTTGTCTTCCATAGTTAGTGGTTTTTTGGGTATTGGGTTGGCTTCTTTGATTGGAATAAGATCAGGAAACTACTCAAGCTTGCCTGTGGGGATTTTGATACAGTTCATTGCAGCTTTATTGCCATTAACCTGTATCCATTTTGTTCCCATGAAGTCGCCGGTActtgaaagagaaaagaagagagTAATGAGTAGAAGATCTCGGAAAAATAGAAGGGTCGGACGAGTCATGTATAGCGGTTCTGTATGTGCTTATCGACGCGAGAGAGAATCCGAGATTCAGGGGTGA
- the LOC103483535 gene encoding probable folate-biopterin transporter 9, chloroplastic isoform X2, giving the protein MEFCLMLCILVELVEFLIFQLEVLSWGSLALIPVAGEALPALMACVLLSNLGASITEVAKDALVAEYGQTNKICGLQSYTFMALAVGGVLGNFIGGYNLLSSPPRKMFLLFSILLSLQLSVSLATREESLGLVQLPEPDVHGKSIMENVRNQISELVTVISDPSVSRPLAWIVASIAIVPLLSGSIFCYQTQCLNLDPSIIGMSRVVSQLVLLSVTVLYDRHWKRVPMKKLIGMVQILYSFSFLLDIVLVKQINLKLGISNELFALCFSGLAETIAQFKLLPFSVLFASLSPKGCEGSLISFFASAVCLSSIVSGFLGIGLASLIGIRSGNYSSLPVGILIQFIAALLPLTCIHFVPMKSPVLEREKKRVMSRRSRKNRRVGRVMYSGSVCAYRRERESEIQG; this is encoded by the exons ATGGAATTCTGTCTGATGCTTTGTATATTGGTGGAGCTCGTAGAGTTCCTTATATTTCAATTGGAG GTTCTATCTTGGGGATCTCTGGCATTGATACCTGTGGCAGGTGAAGCTCTTCCTGCTTTGATGGCATGCGTTCTTCTAAGTAATCTTGGAGCATCCATAACAGAAGTTGCAAAAGATGCACTTGTTGCAGAATATggtcaaacaaacaaaatttgtGGCCTTCAATCTTATACATTCATGGCTTTAGCTGTTGGTGGAGTCTTAGGCAATTTCATTGGTGGATATAACTTATTGAGTTCACCACCTAGAAAAATGTTTCTTCTGTTTTCCATTTTACTTTCTCTCCAACTTTCAGTTTCATTAGCAACAAGAGAGGAATCTCTAGGTTTGGTGCAACTTCCAGAGCCTGATGTTCATGGGAAATCAATCATGGAAAATGTTAGAAATCAGATATCTGAGCTTGTAACTGTTATTAGCGATCCAAGTGTATCTCGCCCGCTGGCTTGGATTGTAGCTTCCATTGCTATAGTCCCTCTTCTATCGGGCTCTATCTTTTGCTATCAAACACAATGCCTTAATCTTGATCCTTCCATAATTGGAATGTCTAGAGTTGTAAGCCAATTGGTTCTTCTTTCTGTCACCGTACTTTATGACCGCCATTGGAAAAGAGTTCCTATGAAGAAGCTAATTGGCATGGTGCAGATATTGTATTCCTTTTCCTTTCTCCTTGATATTGTTTTGGTGAAGCAGATAAATCTGAAGTTGGGCATATCCAATGAGTTGTTTGCTCTTTGCTTTTCGGGTTTGGCCGAAACCATTGCACAGTTTAAGCTTTTGCCATTTTCAGTGCTCTTTGCAAGCTTAAGTCCAAAAGGTTGTGAAGGATCTCTGATTTCATTTTTTGCATCGGCCGTGTGCTTGTCTTCCATAGTTAGTGGTTTTTTGGGTATTGGGTTGGCTTCTTTGATTGGAATAAGATCAGGAAACTACTCAAGCTTGCCTGTGGGGATTTTGATACAGTTCATTGCAGCTTTATTGCCATTAACCTGTATCCATTTTGTTCCCATGAAGTCGCCGGTActtgaaagagaaaagaagagagTAATGAGTAGAAGATCTCGGAAAAATAGAAGGGTCGGACGAGTCATGTATAGCGGTTCTGTATGTGCTTATCGACGCGAGAGAGAATCCGAGATTCAGGGGTGA
- the LOC103483536 gene encoding MYB-like transcription factor EOBII, translating to MFNLRTMVGHWSWGLMEDEVWRKGPWTAEEDRLLMEYVRIYGEGRWNSVARLAGLKRNGKSCRLRWVNYLRPDLKRGQITPHEESIILELHARWGNRWSTIARSLPGRTDNEIKNYWRTHFKKKVKDSSDANGKAKARLLRRQQFHQQQLQQQQQQQQQQFNPMEMNKIMALLEEQHDDKNNKLETLSSSSSASEAEKKQNITNFYTQTTDNEQSLISELNNNGFVLPEMLNEGLDVGWAMELGGYPWQWQP from the exons atgtttaaTTTGAGAACAATGGTTGGCCATTGGAGTTGGGGTTTGATGGAAGATGAAGTTTGGAGGAAAGGACCTTGGACTGCTGAAGAAGACAGATTGCTTATGGAATATGTCAGGATATATGGTGAAGGAAGATGGAACTCTGTCGCTAGGCTTGCAG GGTTGAAGAGAAATGGGAAGAGTTGTAGACTGAGATGGGTGAATTATCTAAGGCCTGATTTGAAAAGAGGACAAATAACCCCACATGAAGAAAGCATAATTCTTGAACTTCATGCTAGGTGGGGCAACAG GTGGTCAACAATTGCTCGAAGTCTACCGGGACGAACGGACAACGAGATAAAGAATTATTGGAGAACCCATTTCAAGAAAAAGGTAAAAGACAGTTCCGATGCAAATGGGAAAGCAAAAGCTCGTCTCTTGAGAAGACAGCAATTTCATCAACAACAAttgcagcagcagcagcagcaacaacaacaacaattcAATCCAATGGAAATGAACAAAATCATGGCTCTTCTTGAAGAACAACATGATGACAAAAACAACAAGTTAGAAACTTTATCTTCATCGTCCTCTGCATCAGAGGCAGAGAAGAAACAAAACATCACAAATTTCTACACACAGACAACTGATAATGAGCAAAGTTTGATATCTGAGCTCAACAACAATGGCTTTGTACTGCCTGAAATGTTGAATGAAGGGCTAGATGTGGGATGGGCTATGGAGCTTGGAGGATATCCATGGCAATGGCAGccttag
- the LOC127149840 gene encoding uncharacterized protein LOC127149840: MSYRRSSFMETDDMFLQFEEDLDNIAGGSSSVGDNTGSSSQQTTPTPRRRAQSRLLELERHVAINGRIPMTIAPGAEKPISPHAVRFSQAIGVCVRKTFPVRCLKWTDVGREYIEVVKGDLQRFFVLDFNDQAMNRFVEHQMLTTFKEFRADCHKHFKKYSDPEEARANPPNALVGRDEDWHFLCDHYISRAFQEQSRTNKAARQKQPYNHSSGSKSFLQRQYELAERRGQPVDRVELFRETHVRAGTFVSQAAEDAHNQMLELQSQPTPEGSQPLSEDEICDQVLGRRPGYSKGLGWGPKPKARRTASASSSSTSCSQSTQKEIELQAKLHEALERIEVQDRNHQALASQVEAMKKMIEDLTRAQQGPPHDP, from the exons atgtcatatcgacgatcaagttttatggagacggacgatatgttcctccagtttgaggaggatttagataacattgcgggagggtcgtcatctgtgggcgacaatacgg ggtcttcttctcaacaaacgaccccgactcctaggagacgtgcgcagtctcgactcttggagttagagcgccacgttgcaataaatgggcgcattccgatgacgatcgcccctggagcggagaagcctatttctccacacgccgttcgcttcagccaagcgataggcgtgtgcgtgcgaaagacatttcccgtccgctgtcttaagtggacggacgttgggagagaatacattgaggtcgtcaagggcgacctccag cgattctttgtgcttgatttcaacgatcaagcaatgaacaggtttgttgagcatcagatgctcacgacctttaaagagttccgggccgactgtcataaacatttcaaaaagtacagcgacccggaggaggctcgtgccaacccaccaaacgcattggttggacgtgatgaggattggcacttcctctgcgaccattatatcagccgtgcattccag gagcaatcacggacaaacaaggctgctcgacagaagcagccttacaatcatagtagcgggtcgaagtcgtttctacaacgacagtatgagctcgctgaaagaagagggcagccggtcgatcgtgtggaattgttccgggaaacacacgttcgagctgggacattcgtgtcgcaggccgccgaggatgcgcat aatcaaatgctggaactccaatcccagcctaccccagagggtagtcagccactctctgaggatgagatatgcgatcaggtgttgggtcgacgaccaggctactcaaaaggccttggttggggacccaagccgaaggcccgcagaacggcaagtgcaagcagttcgtcgacatcttgttcgcagtccacacaaaaagagattgaattacaagctaaacttcatgaagctttggaacggattgaagtacaagatagaaatcaccaagcattagcttcacaagtggaagctatgaaaaagatgattgaagacctaactcgtgcacaacagggaccaccacatgatccctag